The nucleotide window AATTTGATGACAATTATAACCTTTATCCAAGCTTTGAACAAGGCACAGAGTTAAAGCTAAGGTGGGTATTTATTCTCCAGGCACAGGGACTCCTTGCTTCAGCTTCTCCCGCTTGAGCTTCTTCTTAGAAACGGGCTTCTTCTTCCTTGGGGGTAGGTTCTTCTGAGCATACACGTACATCACGTAGTTGGCGACAAGGAACACAACAAGCGGACCTCCGACAACAAGCAGCACGATTAGTCCCGGGTTCAATCCTTTGGCTTCAGCAGCCGCCTATCAAATGTCAAACCAATGAGTTGCATATAAAATATCATACCAACCATTCTAGACACAAACACTCTAGGATCGATCACGCTTATACCAAGCAAAACGTGCATGCAATTGTTTGTAAATCACCACACTATTAACAATGTTTCAAAATGAGATGAGACTGGTTTCACATTTGAATAATATCGCAAATTTTTTTCTCGCAATTAAAATATGCATGTCACATGGTTTCTTTAGATCATTAAAAAATAGTCTAAATTCCCCAAAAGGTAATCAAATGAACATCTTTAAGAGATCTAATTAGAGGGATCGTAGAAAAGGAGCGGTTGGATCATACAGAAGCAGCAAGTATAGAGATGTTAAACGACGATACCTTTCCGGCGAAACCTTCTCCATCCATGAATACGATCCGAAATCTGCAAGATCAGCTTCAGCAACGTAAGAATGGTAGGAGGAGAAAGAGAGTGATTTGTAGGAAACGAAGATCTGTTTTCAGACAAGAGATTATTAAGACACAAGTACACACGCAGATTTGTCATTACACGTGTTTTATATCCACTACATAGCCACTTCCAGTCATTGTAAAACTCTTGTTTTGACCCCTTACTTTTCAGGAATGTCCCAATTCACCCGTAACTTCTATTATGTCGGTTAGACCCCTGCGTAAACCAGATTTGAGTTATCCGGTTTTAATTTGATTTCAGTTAGCAGCAAGATCGTTGGTTCTAGTTTCAAGCAATGACTAGAATCATGCTGTCTGAAAATCAGGTGCTATTATATTTAGTCATGTTTTCTCTTCCTAAACTAGAATAGGAATATTTctacaaattattaaaatttctgAAGTCTTTTTTACCAATTCATATTTCCTTTCAGAATCCCATTTGGGGTATATGTGGTTTCCAATGAAATTGCAGTGTTTATTCAACT belongs to Brassica rapa cultivar Chiifu-401-42 chromosome A07, CAAS_Brap_v3.01, whole genome shotgun sequence and includes:
- the LOC103829926 gene encoding DNA-binding protein S1FA1 — its product is MDGEGFAGKAAAEAKGLNPGLIVLLVVGGPLVVFLVANYVMYVYAQKNLPPRKKKPVSKKKLKREKLKQGVPVPGE